Proteins encoded in a region of the Streptomyces sp. NBC_00258 genome:
- the ftsX gene encoding permease-like cell division protein FtsX — protein sequence MRAQFVLSEIGVGLRRNLTMTFAVVVSVALSLALFGGSLLMSDQVNTMKGYWYDKVNVSIFLCNKSDAESDPNCAKGAVTTEQKKQIETDLDKMSVVETVSHESSDQAYKHYKEQFGDSPLAASLTPDQMQESFRIKLKDPEKYQVIATAFDGRDGVQSVQDQKGILDNLFGLLNGMNWAARAVMAMMLVVALMLIVNTVRVSAFSRRRETGIMRLVGASGFYIQAPFIMEAAVAGLIGGGVACAFLLIARYFIIDHGLALSEKLNLINFIGWDAVLTKLPLILATSLLMPALAAFFALRKYLKV from the coding sequence ATGCGCGCCCAGTTCGTTCTGTCGGAGATCGGTGTCGGTCTCCGCCGCAATCTGACGATGACCTTCGCGGTCGTCGTCTCGGTCGCCCTGTCCCTCGCCCTGTTCGGCGGTTCGCTCCTGATGAGCGACCAGGTGAACACGATGAAGGGCTACTGGTACGACAAGGTCAACGTCTCGATCTTCCTCTGCAACAAGAGCGACGCGGAGTCCGACCCCAACTGCGCCAAGGGAGCGGTCACCACCGAGCAGAAGAAGCAGATCGAGACCGACCTCGACAAGATGTCCGTCGTCGAGACCGTCTCGCACGAGTCCAGCGACCAGGCGTACAAGCACTACAAGGAGCAGTTCGGCGACTCCCCGCTCGCCGCCTCGCTCACCCCGGACCAGATGCAGGAGTCCTTCCGCATCAAGCTGAAGGACCCGGAGAAGTACCAGGTCATCGCGACCGCCTTCGACGGCCGTGACGGCGTGCAGTCCGTGCAGGACCAGAAGGGCATCCTCGACAACCTCTTCGGGCTCCTCAACGGCATGAACTGGGCCGCCCGCGCGGTGATGGCGATGATGCTCGTCGTCGCGCTGATGCTGATCGTCAACACGGTGCGCGTCTCCGCCTTCAGCCGTCGGCGTGAGACCGGGATCATGCGCCTGGTGGGCGCCTCCGGCTTCTACATCCAGGCGCCGTTCATCATGGAGGCCGCGGTCGCCGGACTGATCGGCGGCGGGGTGGCGTGTGCCTTCCTGCTGATCGCCCGGTACTTCATCATCGACCACGGTCTGGCCCTGTCGGAGAAGCTGAATCTGATCAACTTCATCGGCTGGGACGCCGTTCTCACGAAGCTGCCGCTCATCCTCGCGACGAGTCTGCTGATGCCCGCGCTTGCCGCGTTCTTCGCGTTGCGCAAGTACCTGAAGGTGTGA